A genomic segment from Streptomyces sp. NBC_00459 encodes:
- a CDS encoding DUF6643 family protein produces MTSPRSTYGGGYYSAFPDTPIYDSLVAERGAPQIAPIRVPAAYDTGNNLPALPSALPALPAGPSQQAPSYGYQQAQQPSPLQQAPAAYIPQQAPQRGYPGGGQPMQQQRPAAATGYEAMRPAAPRPAPTPYQDPYNNQQYRGY; encoded by the coding sequence ATGACCTCCCCCCGCTCCACCTACGGCGGCGGCTACTACTCCGCCTTCCCGGACACTCCGATCTACGACTCGCTCGTCGCCGAGCGGGGGGCCCCGCAGATCGCCCCGATCCGGGTCCCCGCCGCGTACGACACGGGCAACAACCTGCCCGCGCTGCCGTCCGCGCTTCCCGCGCTGCCGGCCGGCCCGTCCCAGCAGGCGCCCTCCTACGGCTACCAGCAGGCGCAGCAGCCCTCGCCGCTGCAGCAGGCACCGGCGGCGTACATCCCGCAGCAGGCACCGCAGCGCGGTTACCCCGGCGGCGGCCAGCCGATGCAGCAGCAGCGTCCGGCAGCGGCCACCGGTTACGAGGCGATGCGCCCCGCGGCTCCCCGCCCCGCCCCGACGCCCTACCAGGACCCGTACAACAACCAGCAGTACCGCGGGTACTGA
- a CDS encoding Rv1733c family protein, with protein MRAIGGLWRWRRNPLRRATDLAEAWMALAALLLILLAAPLIGVLVGGAAQDALQQAVRDQREARHLVTATVVKKLARSPLDPEPESASPREASSRVEADWTGPDGTEQHGKVIANLKSPRPGDHFTLWTDEQGRIAPRPLDAATATTHAVLAGFGATLLSAGFVEGCRRLLLWRMVRRRYARWDQAWDRAGPDWGRTGTGS; from the coding sequence GTGCGGGCGATCGGCGGACTCTGGCGCTGGCGGCGCAATCCGCTGCGCCGCGCGACCGACCTCGCGGAAGCCTGGATGGCGCTCGCGGCCCTGTTGCTGATCCTGCTGGCGGCGCCCCTGATCGGCGTCCTCGTCGGCGGTGCCGCCCAGGACGCGCTGCAGCAGGCCGTACGGGACCAGCGCGAGGCCCGCCATCTCGTGACGGCCACCGTGGTCAAGAAGCTCGCCCGCTCCCCGTTGGATCCCGAACCCGAGTCGGCCTCCCCGCGGGAGGCGAGCAGCCGCGTGGAGGCCGACTGGACGGGGCCGGACGGCACGGAACAACACGGCAAGGTCATCGCGAACCTCAAGTCCCCGCGTCCCGGCGACCACTTCACACTGTGGACGGACGAACAGGGGCGAATAGCCCCCCGCCCCCTGGACGCTGCCACGGCCACGACGCACGCGGTCCTCGCCGGGTTCGGTGCGACCCTCCTGTCGGCCGGGTTCGTCGAGGGCTGTCGGCGACTGCTCCTCTGGCGCATGGTCCGTCGTCGGTACGCCCGTTGGGACCAGGCCTGGGACCGGGCCGGACCCGACTGGGGCCGGACCGGGACCGGCAGTTGA
- a CDS encoding MOSC domain-containing protein, translating into MGNAELHSIHIHPVKAFRGQAPRQAVVEPWGLAGDRRWVLIDAGGKVVTQRQRPRLAQAAAELLPGGGIRLSAPGRAPLTVPLPEVTDTTTVDIFGTKVQAVLAGDDAHDWCGGYLGEDVRLLHMDDPGTRRAIDPEFALPGETVSFADGYPLLLTTLASLDALNSLIAQGDHPQEGPLPMNRFRPNVVVSGTAAWAEDGWSRIAIGEVSFRVAKMCGRCVVTTTDQDTSERGREPLRTLGRHRRFGNQLIFGQNLVPETPGTISVGDPFEILE; encoded by the coding sequence ATGGGGAATGCGGAGCTGCACTCGATTCACATTCATCCGGTCAAGGCGTTCCGGGGCCAGGCGCCCCGGCAAGCCGTGGTGGAGCCCTGGGGGCTGGCCGGAGACCGACGCTGGGTCCTGATTGACGCCGGGGGAAAGGTCGTCACTCAACGCCAGCGGCCGCGTCTGGCGCAGGCCGCCGCCGAGCTGCTGCCCGGCGGCGGAATTCGTCTGTCCGCGCCCGGTCGCGCGCCCCTGACCGTGCCCCTTCCGGAGGTCACGGACACGACGACGGTGGACATCTTCGGTACCAAGGTGCAGGCGGTCCTCGCGGGCGACGACGCGCATGACTGGTGCGGCGGGTATCTGGGCGAGGACGTACGTCTTCTGCACATGGACGACCCCGGCACGCGCCGCGCGATCGACCCCGAGTTCGCGCTGCCCGGCGAGACGGTGAGCTTCGCCGACGGCTATCCGCTGCTGCTCACCACTCTCGCGTCGCTCGACGCCCTCAACTCCCTGATCGCGCAAGGGGATCATCCGCAGGAGGGGCCGCTGCCCATGAACCGCTTCCGGCCCAACGTGGTGGTGTCGGGGACGGCCGCCTGGGCCGAGGACGGCTGGTCCAGGATCGCCATCGGCGAGGTCTCCTTCCGGGTCGCCAAGATGTGCGGGCGGTGCGTGGTGACCACCACCGACCAGGACACCTCCGAGCGCGGGCGGGAACCGCTGCGCACACTCGGGCGCCATCGCCGCTTCGGCAACCAGTTGATCTTCGGCCAGAACCTGGTGCCCGAAACTCCCGGCACGATCAGCGTCGGCGATCCGTTCGAGATCCTCGAATAG
- a CDS encoding TerD family protein, whose protein sequence is MSMTKGSNTQVPTTALRVELGWRSGPGVPDADASALLLVAGKVRSDSDFVFYNQPVHSSGAVRHEGKRDSGGRVTDTLLVDLARVEPAVETVVLAASADGGTFGQVPGLYIEVRDAAQGTVVARFDNAGADVETAFVLGEFYRRQGAWKFRAVGQGYSSGLAGLATDFGITVDEPGHTPAPQAAAPAPPPVAPPVTMPPPPARPVTPPAPPTAPVRLTKVTLTKEAPSVSLTKQGGTSGALRVNLNWQVHKQFSGWGSKLGRAVAQHSDLDLDLCALFELSDGSKGVVQALGNAFGALHQPPYIHLDGDDRTGAVSSGENLTVNLDHKQAFRRILIFVTIYAGARSFADLHATVTLTPANGAPVDFSLDECTVPSTVCALALITNNGGDLMVQREARYLVPDRGVSPQRTVDRVYGWGMNWTPGRK, encoded by the coding sequence ATGTCCATGACTAAGGGATCGAACACTCAGGTGCCCACGACGGCACTGCGGGTCGAGTTGGGCTGGCGTTCCGGGCCGGGGGTGCCCGACGCCGACGCCTCCGCGCTGCTGTTGGTGGCCGGAAAGGTCCGCTCCGACAGCGACTTCGTCTTCTACAACCAGCCCGTGCACTCCTCCGGAGCGGTTCGGCACGAGGGCAAGCGGGACAGCGGCGGGCGGGTGACGGACACCCTTCTCGTCGACCTCGCGCGCGTGGAGCCGGCCGTCGAGACCGTGGTCCTCGCCGCCTCCGCCGACGGAGGAACGTTCGGGCAGGTTCCCGGCCTGTACATCGAGGTCCGTGACGCGGCGCAGGGCACAGTGGTGGCCCGCTTCGACAACGCGGGCGCCGACGTCGAAACCGCGTTCGTGCTCGGCGAGTTCTACCGTCGGCAGGGCGCCTGGAAGTTCCGCGCGGTGGGCCAGGGCTACAGCAGCGGACTGGCAGGCCTGGCCACGGACTTCGGCATCACCGTGGACGAGCCCGGGCACACGCCCGCCCCGCAGGCCGCCGCGCCCGCGCCGCCGCCCGTCGCACCCCCGGTGACCATGCCCCCGCCGCCCGCCCGGCCCGTGACCCCGCCCGCTCCGCCCACGGCGCCGGTACGCCTGACCAAGGTGACGCTCACCAAGGAGGCCCCGTCCGTCTCGCTGACCAAGCAGGGCGGCACCTCGGGCGCGTTGCGCGTCAACCTCAACTGGCAGGTCCACAAGCAGTTCTCCGGGTGGGGCAGCAAGCTCGGCCGCGCGGTCGCCCAGCACTCCGACCTCGACCTCGACCTGTGCGCCCTCTTCGAACTCTCCGACGGCAGCAAGGGCGTCGTACAGGCCCTCGGCAACGCCTTCGGCGCGCTGCACCAGCCGCCGTACATCCACCTCGACGGCGACGACCGCACCGGGGCCGTGTCGAGCGGCGAGAACCTCACCGTCAACCTGGACCACAAGCAGGCCTTCCGGCGCATCCTCATCTTCGTGACCATCTACGCGGGGGCGCGTTCCTTCGCCGACCTGCACGCCACGGTCACGCTGACGCCGGCGAACGGCGCGCCGGTCGACTTCTCGCTCGACGAGTGCACGGTGCCCTCCACCGTGTGCGCGCTCGCTCTGATCACCAACAACGGCGGCGATCTGATGGTCCAGCGCGAGGCCCGCTATCTGGTGCCCGACCGAGGGGTGAGCCCGCAGCGGACCGTCGACCGCGTCTACGGCTGGGGCATGAACTGGACCCCCGGCCGCAAGTGA
- a CDS encoding DeoR/GlpR family DNA-binding transcription regulator — MNDNQNLLAEQRRALILDEVRRRGGVRVNELTRKLGVSDMTVRRDLDALARQGVLEKVHGGAVPVVEASTHEPGFEAKSGLELTAKEDIARAAAELVAPGSAIALSGGTTTYALAHQLLDVPDLTVVTNSVRVADVFHAAQRVSGQRQGAATVVLTGGVRTPSDSLVGPVADQAIASLHFDVLFLGVHGISVEAGLSTPNLAEAETNRRLVQSARRVVVVADHTKWGTVGLSSFAALEQVDTLVTDSGLVPEARAEVSEHLRRLVVAGEVGS, encoded by the coding sequence GTGAACGACAACCAGAACCTCCTCGCGGAGCAGCGGCGCGCCCTGATCCTGGACGAGGTACGGCGCCGCGGGGGCGTACGTGTCAACGAACTGACCCGCAAGCTCGGCGTGTCCGACATGACGGTCCGCCGTGACCTCGACGCGCTGGCCCGCCAGGGCGTCCTGGAGAAGGTGCACGGCGGCGCGGTGCCGGTGGTCGAGGCGAGCACCCACGAGCCGGGGTTCGAGGCCAAGTCCGGCCTGGAACTGACGGCCAAGGAGGACATCGCCCGGGCCGCGGCGGAGCTGGTCGCGCCGGGCTCGGCGATCGCCCTGTCGGGCGGTACGACGACCTACGCGCTGGCGCATCAACTGCTGGACGTGCCGGATCTGACCGTGGTGACCAACTCGGTGCGCGTGGCCGACGTCTTCCATGCCGCGCAGCGCGTGTCGGGGCAGCGGCAGGGAGCTGCGACAGTGGTGCTGACCGGTGGGGTGCGGACGCCGTCCGACTCGCTGGTGGGGCCGGTGGCCGACCAGGCGATCGCGTCGCTCCACTTCGACGTGCTGTTCCTCGGCGTGCACGGGATATCGGTCGAGGCGGGGCTGTCCACGCCGAACCTCGCGGAGGCGGAGACGAATCGGCGGCTCGTGCAGTCCGCTCGGCGGGTCGTGGTGGTTGCCGACCACACCAAGTGGGGGACGGTGGGGCTCAGTTCGTTCGCGGCGTTGGAGCAGGTGGACACGTTGGTGACGGACTCGGGGTTGGTGCCTGAGGCTCGGGCTGAGGTCTCGGAGCATTTGCGGCGGCTGGTTGTCGCCGGTGAGGTTGGTAGTTGA
- a CDS encoding PLP-dependent cysteine synthase family protein → MSIPDPTGNAETLDTLDVDRSDADYRTWLKEAVRRVQADANRSADTHLLRFPLPETWGIDLYLKDESTHPTGSLKHRLARSLFLYGLCNGWIRPGRPVIEASSGSTAVSEAYFAKMIGVPFIAVMPRTTSAEKCRLIEFHGGRCHFVDDSRKMYEASAALAAETGGHYMDQFTYAERATDWRGNNNIAESIFRQLELERFPEPAWIVATAGTGGTSATLARYVHYTQRDTRICVADPENSCFFEGWTTGDPDVTCDCGSRIEGIGRPRMEPSFVPGAIDRMMKVPDAASIAAVRALDRAIGRKAGASTGTGLWSALKIVAEMVAKDQRGSVVTLLCDHGDRYLDKYYSDTWLKEQNLNIAPYGARIEGFLKTGVWPN, encoded by the coding sequence GTGAGCATCCCCGACCCCACCGGGAACGCCGAAACACTGGACACGCTCGACGTGGACCGAAGCGACGCCGACTACCGCACCTGGCTCAAAGAGGCCGTCCGCAGGGTCCAGGCCGACGCCAATCGCTCGGCCGACACGCACCTGCTGCGCTTCCCGCTGCCCGAGACATGGGGTATCGACCTGTATCTGAAGGACGAGTCGACCCACCCCACCGGAAGCCTCAAGCACCGCCTCGCCCGCTCGCTCTTCCTCTACGGACTGTGCAATGGCTGGATCCGCCCCGGCCGCCCGGTGATCGAGGCGTCCAGCGGCTCCACCGCCGTCTCCGAGGCGTACTTCGCGAAGATGATCGGTGTGCCCTTCATCGCGGTGATGCCCCGCACGACCAGCGCGGAGAAGTGCCGCCTCATCGAGTTCCACGGCGGCCGGTGCCACTTCGTGGACGACTCCCGGAAAATGTACGAGGCATCGGCAGCCCTCGCGGCGGAGACGGGGGGCCACTATATGGACCAGTTCACCTACGCGGAACGGGCAACGGACTGGCGCGGAAACAACAACATCGCCGAATCCATTTTCCGGCAGCTGGAGCTGGAACGTTTCCCGGAGCCCGCGTGGATCGTCGCCACGGCCGGCACCGGCGGTACCTCGGCGACGCTGGCCCGCTACGTCCACTACACGCAGCGCGACACCCGTATCTGTGTCGCCGACCCGGAGAACTCCTGCTTCTTCGAGGGCTGGACCACCGGTGATCCGGACGTCACCTGCGACTGCGGTTCCCGCATCGAGGGCATCGGCCGTCCCCGCATGGAGCCCAGCTTCGTCCCCGGTGCGATCGACCGCATGATGAAGGTCCCGGACGCTGCCAGCATCGCCGCGGTGAGAGCCCTGGACCGGGCCATCGGCCGCAAGGCGGGCGCGTCCACGGGCACGGGCCTGTGGAGCGCCCTCAAGATCGTGGCGGAGATGGTCGCAAAGGACCAGCGGGGCAGCGTGGTGACCCTCCTGTGCGACCACGGCGACCGCTACCTGGACAAGTACTACTCGGACACCTGGCTGAAGGAACAGAACCTGAACATCGCGCCGTACGGGGCAAGAATCGAGGGCTTCTTGAAAACAGGCGTGTGGCCCAACTGA
- a CDS encoding right-handed parallel beta-helix repeat-containing protein, with the protein MAQGTVQVTHTGTSRWRRRTGEYASLAAALEAAADGDVLTVAPGTYRENLVVERAVTLRGPEGSPGSVRIAPVDGVPLTVRASAVVQDLHVEGQDSTAAAVLVEEGTPELLDLRIVTRSAAGIEVRGGARPTVRRCTIDNPAGAGIAVVDDAGGVFEECEVVAAGQAGVTVRDGGHPRLERCRVHHASGVGLSVSGENSALEAVGCEVYEVKGSGVQITGRATAHLTDCGVHRTSADGVTLDTDAVLTLADCRIHDIPENAVDLRSRSVLTLTRTTVRQFGRNGLSVWDPGTRVDANQCEIFDSTGDYPAVWISDGATAVLESCRVHDVPDALFVLDRGSRADVIDSDLSQVRNTAVSVSDGATAQLDDCRIRDAATGAWFRDHGSGGTLNGCTVVGTQTGVIVTKGADPTIERCTVDSPAEAGFYVSAGGRGSFLHCRVTGSEGYGFHVIDGCRSTLTKCRTERCARGGYEFADGGSGTAGGGGPLVEDCTSDESAALRTPPVPETVVQTVVQAPGLLGAIPGQRTTEQDPSVAATEPEKAARSPKDVLGELDALVGLESVKREVRALTDMIEVGRRRQLAGLKAASARRHLVFTGSPGTGKTTVARLYGEILAALGVLEKGHLVEVSRVDLVGEHIGSTAIRTQEAFDRARGGVLFIDEAYALSPEDSGRDFGKEAIDTLVKLMEDHREAVVVIVAGYTAEMERFLSVNPGVASRFSRTITFGDYGPEELLRIVEQQAEEHEYRLGPGSSEALLKYFEAIPKGATFGNGRTARQTFEAMVERHAGRVAQHAEPSTDDLTLLYPEDLPELP; encoded by the coding sequence ATGGCACAGGGCACGGTCCAGGTGACGCACACCGGTACATCGAGGTGGCGGCGCCGCACGGGTGAGTACGCGTCGCTCGCAGCCGCCCTGGAGGCCGCGGCGGACGGTGACGTCCTCACCGTCGCGCCCGGCACCTACCGGGAGAACCTCGTCGTCGAGCGGGCGGTGACGCTGCGCGGCCCCGAGGGCTCCCCCGGCTCGGTGCGCATCGCGCCCGTTGACGGCGTTCCGCTCACGGTGCGCGCCTCGGCGGTGGTCCAGGACCTGCATGTGGAGGGCCAGGACTCGACCGCGGCGGCGGTGCTCGTCGAGGAGGGCACACCGGAGCTGCTGGACCTGCGGATCGTCACGCGGTCCGCCGCGGGCATCGAGGTGCGCGGCGGCGCCCGCCCGACGGTGCGGCGCTGCACGATCGACAACCCGGCGGGCGCCGGCATCGCCGTGGTGGACGACGCGGGCGGGGTGTTCGAGGAGTGCGAGGTCGTCGCGGCCGGCCAGGCGGGCGTGACCGTGCGCGACGGCGGCCATCCACGTCTGGAGCGCTGCCGGGTGCACCACGCCTCGGGCGTCGGTCTGTCGGTCTCGGGCGAGAACTCGGCGCTGGAGGCGGTCGGTTGTGAGGTCTACGAGGTCAAGGGCAGCGGCGTCCAGATCACCGGCCGCGCCACCGCCCACCTCACCGACTGCGGTGTGCACCGCACGTCCGCGGACGGCGTGACGCTCGACACCGACGCCGTCCTGACGCTCGCCGACTGCCGTATCCACGACATCCCGGAGAACGCGGTCGACCTGCGGTCCCGCTCGGTCCTCACGCTGACCCGCACGACGGTGCGTCAGTTCGGGCGCAACGGGCTGTCGGTGTGGGATCCGGGCACGCGGGTGGACGCCAACCAGTGCGAGATCTTCGACAGCACCGGCGACTACCCGGCGGTGTGGATCAGCGACGGCGCCACGGCGGTCCTCGAGTCCTGCCGGGTGCACGACGTGCCGGACGCGCTGTTCGTGCTCGACCGGGGCTCGCGCGCCGACGTCATCGACAGCGACCTCTCGCAGGTGCGCAACACAGCCGTGTCGGTCAGTGACGGCGCGACGGCTCAGCTCGACGACTGCCGGATCCGGGACGCGGCGACGGGTGCCTGGTTCCGCGACCACGGCAGCGGCGGCACGCTCAACGGCTGCACGGTGGTCGGCACCCAGACGGGCGTGATCGTCACCAAGGGCGCCGACCCCACCATCGAGCGCTGCACGGTCGACTCCCCCGCCGAGGCGGGCTTCTATGTGTCGGCGGGCGGCCGGGGCAGCTTCCTGCACTGCCGGGTCACGGGCAGCGAGGGCTACGGCTTCCATGTGATAGACGGCTGCCGTTCGACGCTGACGAAGTGCCGTACGGAGCGGTGCGCGCGCGGTGGTTACGAGTTCGCCGACGGCGGGTCCGGCACGGCCGGCGGGGGCGGACCTCTCGTCGAGGACTGCACCAGCGACGAGAGCGCGGCGCTGCGGACGCCCCCGGTGCCGGAGACGGTCGTACAGACGGTTGTGCAGGCACCGGGGCTGCTGGGCGCCATCCCGGGCCAGCGCACCACCGAGCAGGACCCGTCGGTGGCCGCAACGGAGCCGGAGAAGGCCGCGCGGTCCCCGAAGGACGTCCTCGGTGAGCTCGACGCGCTGGTCGGCCTGGAGAGCGTCAAGCGCGAGGTGCGGGCCCTCACCGACATGATCGAGGTGGGCCGCCGCCGACAGCTGGCCGGCCTCAAGGCGGCCTCCGCCCGTCGCCATCTGGTCTTCACGGGCTCCCCCGGCACCGGCAAGACGACGGTCGCCCGGCTCTACGGCGAGATCCTGGCCGCGCTCGGTGTCCTGGAGAAGGGGCATCTCGTCGAGGTGTCCCGGGTGGACCTGGTCGGTGAGCACATCGGTTCGACGGCCATCCGCACCCAGGAGGCCTTCGACCGGGCGCGCGGCGGTGTGCTGTTCATCGACGAGGCGTACGCGCTGTCCCCGGAGGACTCCGGCCGCGACTTCGGCAAGGAGGCCATCGACACGCTGGTGAAGCTGATGGAGGACCACCGGGAGGCCGTGGTGGTGATCGTCGCCGGCTATACGGCCGAGATGGAGCGCTTCCTGTCCGTCAACCCCGGAGTCGCGTCCCGTTTCTCGCGGACCATCACCTTCGGTGACTACGGCCCCGAGGAGCTGCTGCGGATCGTGGAGCAGCAGGCGGAGGAACACGAGTACCGGCTCGGCCCGGGCTCCTCCGAGGCGCTGCTGAAGTACTTCGAGGCGATCCCCAAGGGAGCGACCTTCGGCAACGGCCGCACGGCACGGCAGACGTTCGAGGCGATGGTCGAACGGCACGCGGGCCGGGTCGCCCAACACGCCGAGCCCAGCACCGACGACCTGACCCTGCTCTACCCGGAGGACCTCCCGGAACTGCCCTGA